The genomic stretch GTTCCGAGAAATTCTAAGAGATTGGCTCGCTATTGCTTTAATTATAGTCTTTAGTATATGGGCAAATAATATCTTTGTTTATGTTATTTGTGTTTGGTTAATTGGGGCTTTTCAATTTGCTCTTGCAGAAGCTATTGCTCACGAAGCAGCCCATTATAATTTATTTACCTCAAAAGTCTGGAATGACCACCTAGAGTTTCTATATGCTTTCCCATTTTTTCGCACCCTTTATTCTTATCGGAAACATCACTTTCCTCACCATACATATTTAGGAAGTGAAAAAGATTACCTCATTGAACAATATGAATTTTTAGGATTAAATAAAACAAACAAGAACGTTTTTATGATCTTGTTTGTTAAACCGATATTAGGCTTTTCTGCCATTTTCTTTGTTGTTGAAACTATTCATGATACTCTTCTAAACTTTAAAACAGGGCTACAAGAAAATAATGAACGTTTGCTTAAAAATCTCCTTCAACTTTGTTTATTCTGGCTAGTCGTTATTTTCGGGTTTTATTGGTCAGGACATTTAGATATTTTATTACTTTACTGGTTTGTTCCTTTACTATGGTCTTATTCTTTTTTTTCAGCTTTTAATGAAGTGCAGGAACATTGTAATACTGTGTCA from Aphanothece sacrum FPU1 encodes the following:
- a CDS encoding fatty acid desaturase family protein, producing the protein MTATISTTMSPKKPIDFVERNNLKAFREILRDWLAIALIIVFSIWANNIFVYVICVWLIGAFQFALAEAIAHEAAHYNLFTSKVWNDHLEFLYAFPFFRTLYSYRKHHFPHHTYLGSEKDYLIEQYEFLGLNKTNKNVFMILFVKPILGFSAIFFVVETIHDTLLNFKTGLQENNERLLKNLLQLCLFWLVVIFGFYWSGHLDILLLYWFVPLLWSYSFFSAFNEVQEHCNTVSGTRSNVNPVVNLIFHNGGYHYVHHLCPTIPWYNLPKAHQSLCPNNPDVSRSFLDSYRQITRDNSAIKSSEAN